A single window of Caldimicrobium thiodismutans DNA harbors:
- the yihA gene encoding ribosome biogenesis GTP-binding protein YihA/YsxC gives MFKRAEFVKSVYKLEDLPPPEYPEIVILGRSNAGKSSFINALFNTRKLARVSSTPGFTQALNFFLIDGRFLMVDLPGYGFAKVSKEVYLNWQKLIEGYLQSIRDFRLLILIFDIRRKPDPLDRALIKFIKALNKPFIVVLNKIDTLSKGELEAQKNIYLKELSLPEKIIFPLSCKEKRGFEALKRFILHIFKT, from the coding sequence ATGTTTAAAAGGGCTGAATTTGTTAAAAGTGTTTATAAACTGGAAGATTTACCTCCCCCAGAATACCCAGAAATTGTTATTCTTGGAAGATCCAATGCGGGAAAGTCTTCGTTCATAAATGCCCTATTCAATACCCGTAAATTAGCCAGAGTCTCCTCAACACCTGGTTTTACACAGGCTCTAAATTTTTTTCTAATAGATGGAAGGTTTCTTATGGTTGATCTTCCTGGTTATGGCTTTGCCAAAGTCTCTAAAGAAGTCTATCTTAACTGGCAAAAGCTTATCGAAGGATATTTACAGAGCATAAGGGATTTCAGACTGCTTATTCTTATTTTTGATATTCGTAGAAAACCAGACCCTCTGGATAGAGCACTTATCAAATTTATTAAGGCCTTGAATAAACCCTTTATAGTTGTTCTCAACAAAATAGATACCCTTTCAAAGGGAGAGCTGGAGGCTCAAAAGAATATTTATCTCAAAGAATTATCCCTTCCTGAGAAAATTATTTTTCCTTTATCTTGTAAAGAAAAAAGAGGATTTGAGGCCCTAAAAAGATTTATTCTTCATATCTTTAAGACATAA